The DNA region CCCTCCCGCCTCCCACCTCTGCTGGCCAAGACGGCCGAGGGTCGACCACCGCCCCGCCAGGCGCCCACGGGCTCTGAGAGCCGCCCGCGCCACCCGCGCTTCCCCGCGGAGAGGCAGGGGGAGCGCGGGGCCTGCAGAGTCGGAGGCGGGAGGACGCTGGGGCTGGTAGGCGGCCTCTCCGCCCGAGGGCGAAGAGCACGTGTGCCTCCCCGACACTAATCCGCGCGGGTTACACCGACTCACCCTCCCCGGGGCCGCTCGAGGACCCACCCGCGGGACGACGCCGGAAATGGGCCTCGGCCGCCCGCGGCCGCTCTGCCCCGCAGACTTCCGGCCGTTCTGGGCGGTTCGGAGGCTCGGCCAACTCGGTGGTTCCcagccggcccccgcccccgcctcggAGCCGGTGAACTGGCGGGGCCAGATCGCTGGGGAAAGGATGGAGCCCGGAGAGGGCGGGGCGGAGTCCGGTAAAGGGCGGGGTCACAGTACGGGGAGGGCGGAGCCGGGGCCCAGGAAAGGTGTGGGTCTGGGCCCGGTGTCTcttggcctgggggaggggagcggacCCGGGCGAAGCGGGCGGAGAGCCTGAAGTCCGCCCGGGACGATCCCGCGCACCTCCGGTCACCAGTCCGAGGGCGCTGGTCCCCGCACTGGTTCTATGTGCTGGTTTTTCCATAGCAGAACGCACCCGCTGGGCACCCGTTCCAGGCCCCAGGACTACGGAGACACCCCCACCCAGGCCGTGCCCGGGGTGGAGGGGgtacggggtgggggggaacGGCCAGCTGGGGGCGCAGAGGAGCCGTGTGCAAAGAGCAGGTGTTCTGCACCTGGTGGGGCAGGTGGTCCAGGCCGAGGTCACCGCAGAGTGTGGCGGGGCACCGACAGCTCAGAGATGAGGCTGGGAGGGCCCCAGAAAGGGTGAGGACCACCAGAAAGAGGAGAGGCCCAAGGGAGGGTCGTCAGCCGGGACTCCAGGCTGGGGTCCCTGGCTGGATCGCGGGGCTCGGGGCAGCAGGACAGCCCAGGACCTGCCAAGAGACCGGATGGGGTGGGACCCCAGGCGAAGGGCGGCGCGCCCCGAGGTCAGGTCAAGGCTTCTCCTCGCTGCgcccccacccatccccaacTTCGTGTGGCCCCCGGAGCCACGTGTTCTGGGTGTTCTCCCAGATCCACGCTGTCCTGTGTGTAGGGGCGGGCACCCCAACTTTTTTGGGACTCAGCAGGAGCCTCCCCAGGTCCCTGCAGCCCTGGGGAGGACGCTGCCTGTGTCTTCGGAGGCCTCAGCTTTGTGCGGCCCTGGTCCCTGGAGCTCTTCACACTGGACAGCCCTGGAGCGGGAAGGGCAGGGGAAGGGTGCGCAGAGCTTTTCGCTGGGAGGGCCTTGACACCACCCGACTCGTCGATGATCCAAATCCCGGGGTCCCAGGCAAAGCCACTGTGAAATTGGTGCAAACCAAAGTAAGGAAATGGGCAGAATCAGCTCCCGGACCGACTCCTAGGGGAGGTGGAAGGGAAAAACGAGTACGCTCGGAGGAACCAGCTCCTCTCCCTGGGCCCCTGTGCGGCATGGTCCCGGCGCTCCCACCCCACACCTCCCAGCTCGAACTCAACTCTTCCGTCCCCACATCCTCCCTGGTCACGCTCAGAGAGCATCTGTGCAAAGTATGAATAAACGAAGGAATGGAGAATGGGAAAGGGCTGGGAATACACCTGCTTCCTAACCCTAATCGCCAGCCAAGCGCTCAGGTACCCTGAGCTCACTGGTGGTCCTGATCTACTGGGAGCCTTCCTGCTGGAGGGTCTTCACACTGCACCATCTAGAGCTAGGAGGTGCTGGCAAACCTGGGCCCTAGCCTGGCCCCCTCAAGGTGAGAGGAGCACTACTATTCAAGGTAAGGATGACCCAGGGAGCAAGAGGGGGAGCCAGGGCTGATGCTTGGGTCTGTGGACCCTGAGGACAGAGCCATCTCAGCCACCACGAAAGCCTGGCCCAGAGTGTCCACCCAGTAGACATCTGGGCAGTGTGGGAGGTGCAGGTACCAGGGCACTGAGGGTGCTCCTGGGAGCGGGGTGAAGGAGACTGCTTCTATCCACTGCAGGCCATTCCAGGGCCTCCGTGGCTGAGTCCCATAGTCCTCACTGAGCCTTGGACCCACTGAGCAAACAGACTATTAACAGTAGGGGcctggggaacttccctggttgtccagtggctaagactccacgctcccgatgcagggggccgggattcgatccctggtcagggaactagattccgcatgccacaactaaaaaaagatcTCACGAGCagctaagacccggagcagcctaaataaataaatagataataaatatttagggacttccctggtggcgcagtggttaaaaatccgcctgccaatgcaggggacacgggttcgagccctggtccgggaagatcccacatgccgcagagcagctaagcccgtgcgccacaactactggacctgtgctctagagcccacaagccacagctactgagcctgtgtgccacaactactgaagcccacgcgcctagagcctgtgctccgcaacaagagaagccaccacaatgagaagcccgtgcaccgcaacaaagagtagcccctgctcgctgcaactagagaaagcccgtgcacagcaacgaagacccaacacagccaataaataaataaattaattaatttaaaaaaattgtttaaaaaaataataaatattaaaaaaaaaagtcaggggcCTGCATGGTTCCCCAAATGGCCACAGTGCCCCTTCTCTGGGCCAACCCACATTACTTTCCAGCTATTTCCAGCCTGCGATTGGGATTCCAAGCTGTAAGTGTTCCCAGGGGAAAAGcccagtttaaaaattatttttgggaattccctggcggtccagtggttaggactccacgctttcacggccaagggtgcaggttcaatccctggtcggggaattatgatcccacaagctgtgcggccaaaagaaaaattattttcaaagagcTGTGTTTCCATGGCCAGTCTGGGCCATCTACTAGACTTTCTGTAGTCTAGTAGATGGCCCAGAGCAGTAACACTTTCAATGAACCAGAACAGACAGAGCCCCTGAAGGCCATCACCATCTCTGAGCACTCAGGAATCTGATGGTGTGCTAAAATGTACCTCGGGTTTGTTTTAATCGGGGATGGTAAGACATGCAGACTCGGAAGTGAAGGAAGACATTTATACTCACAGGTCTCTGGAATGGGAGGCAGGGCACACCACACGGGGCCACACAGGGAAGCACTAGGTTGGTCAGGAGGCAAAAGAGGGGAGGAAAGGTGTGGCCCAGAGCCTTCATTGGGATTTCCGCAGGAAGGAATGGGCGAGGCAGAGCAGGTACGCTGAGTAAGCTTAGGATCATATGTTTGAATAACTTCAGCAGGCTGCAGGTTATCAGGTTATCGGGGTGGTCTCTAGTTGTCCCGTACATGGCCCTGGGGTGATGTAAGGCAGGAACACATTGGTGTGGTGTGTGACTCTCATAAAGGAGATACTTGGGAGTGTGGGCTCTGGGTTGGTTGGTTTGTATCAAAACCTTGCtctacaggatacaaaattaatgcacagaaatctcttgcatttctatacactaatgacgaaaaatctgaaagtgaaattaagaaaacactcccgtttaccattgcaacaaaaagaataaaatatctaggaataaacctacctaaggagacaaaagacctgtatgcagaaaattataagacactgatgaaagaaattaaagatgatacaaatagatggagagatataccatgttcctggattggaagaatcaacattgtgaaaatgactctactacccaaagcaatctacagattcaatgcaatccctatcaaactaccactggcatttttcacagaactagaacaaaaaatttcacaatttgtatggaaacacaaaagaccccgaatagccaaagcaatcttgagaacgaaaaatggagctgggggaatcaggctccctgacttcagactatattacaaagctacagtaatcaagacagtttggtactggcacaaaaacagaaatatagatcaatggaacaggatagaaagcccagagataaacccacacacatatggtcaccttatctttgataaaggaggcaagaatatacagtggagaaaagacagcctcttcaataagtggtgctgggaaaattggacagatacatgtaaaagtatgaaattagaacactccctgacaccatgcacaaaaataaactcaaaatggattaaagacctaaatgtaaggccagacactatcaaactcttagaggaaaacataggcagaacactctatgacatacatcacagcaagattctttttgacccagctcccagagaaatggaaataagaacacaaataaacaaatgggacctaatgaaacttaaaagcttttgcacagcaaaggaaaccataaacaagaccaaaagacaaccctcagaatgggagaaaatatttgcaaatgaagcaactgacaaaggattaatctccaagatttacaagcagctcatgcagctcaataacaaaaaaacgaacaacccaatccaaaaatgggcagaagacctaaatagacatttctccaaagaagatatacagattgccaacagacacatgaaagaatgctcaacatcattaatcattagagaaatgcaaatcaaaactacaatgagatatcatctcacaccgatcagattggccatcatcaaaaaatctagaaacaataaatgctggagagggtgtggaggaaagggaacactcttgcactgttggtgggaatgtaaattgatacagccactatggagaacagtatggaggttccttaaaaaactacaaatagaactaccatacgacccagcaatcccactactgggcatataccctgagaaaaccatagttcaaaaagggtcatgtaccaaaatgttcattgcagctctatttacaatagccaggacatggaagcaacctaaatgtccatcgacagatgaatggataaagaagatgtggcacatatatacaatggaatattactcagccataaaaagaaatgaaatggaggtatttgtaatgaggtggatggagttagagtctctcatacagagtgaagtaagtcagaaagagaaaaacaaatacagtatgctaacacatatatacggaatctaagaaaaaaaaaaaaaagccatgaagaacctagtggcaagacgggaataaagacacagacctactagagaatggacttgaggatatggggagggggtggggtgagatgtgacagggtaagagagtgtcatggacatatatacactaccaaacgtaaaatagatagctagtgggaagcagccacatagcacagggagatcagctcggtgctttgtgaccacctagaggggtgggatggggagggtgggagggagggagatgcaagagggaagagatatgggaacatattgtatgtgtataactgattcactttgttatatagcagaagctaacacaccattgtaaggcaattatacttcaataaagatgtttaaaacaaaaaaacaaacaaaaaaaaaaaccttgctctAAGGTTCCTTTGCTATCTCTAGGAACGCCTTTTGGATTTAGCCTTGCTTGGCTCAAAAGCTGGCAGGAGGAACCAGGAGACCCCAAGCCCTGAACAGAAGCAGAAGTTCCCTGAGTCCCCCAGGGAAATGTTACCTGAGGAGGTCAGGGGCTTGGGGTCCTGAGAGCAAAATGAACGAGGTGCCGGAGGGGGCCTGAGGAGGTGGGCAGCAGGGGCTGCGGGTGACAGGCCTGTGCCCAGCACAGAGAGGCCTTATCACCACCTGCTCCTGTCTGACTCCTGCCCTGTACTCAACTTTTTTCCCACTTGGACCGGAGTCCCTTGAAGGCAGGGCCTGTGGTGTTTCCATCTTGCCTCACTCAGGGTCAGAGGGAGAGTGGAGGGCCACGTGCCCTGCCCCCCCATACTCCATCCTAGGGACCCCACAGCCCACAAGTCCAAGCActgtccccacctccatcccactCTTCCTCTGCCCTTCTGGTCCTCCAGGCCTATCCCGAGCTGACCCCAGAGCCCGTCACCCTGCCCCACGGCGGCCCCGGTGCCCCTCAGCTCCTGGCCCTGCTGTAGGCTGTGCTGCCTCCGGGTGAGCTATCTCTGCCAAGAGTCGGCTGTCTCTCTGGGCGCCTCGTGCCCCGCTGTGGCTTCAGCATGTGGCCACATggacccttccttccctctcctgtcACCTTCTCCTGATGTCTGTCTGGCCTCCACCCCTGCAAAACCCACCTGCCCGCACTGGTGCAAACACACCACCCCAGAGTCCTGAGCGCAAGCCCCTCTGCTCCCTGAGACCCCTGCCCTTACTCTCTCCCTACCTCGCTGGCTCTCCCTCCTCAGGCGTCACCTGCACACCCACTGCCCTGGTCACTAAGCTCTCCCTGTCCTCGCCTACTGACAGTTCTCACTCAGGGGATCCACCTCCTCTTCTGCTAATTCCAGGGACCCTCTCTGGAAGGACCCCTCCCACTTCTCCAGAAGCCCCCTCCCCGAAAGATGTGCCCTACTGCAGGCTCCCTTTCTGGTAGGCTTGCCCGCCCACTCGACGGCCCCGCGGCGGGAGAGCAGCCTCCCCGCCAGACCACCGGAGCCTCTGCGCACTGCGGGACCAACCACCTCAGTTCGCCTGCGCTGAGGCCCCGGCGCGCGGGAGGGGCCACTGGCCCCCTCGAGAGGACTACAAGTCCCGGCGTGCCTTGCGGTGGAGGCCGCCGCTCCTGGCCGGAAGGTTAAGGGCTCTCGGCCCCGCCCCGGAAGATAAGGCGGCTCTCAAGGGTCGCGTCTTCTCTTTCGGCCGTGCTCGGCAGCAGGTAGGGCGTGTTGGTGCTGTCCGGTGTCATCCGGTGCCATCCGGCGCCCTAGGGCCCGTGAGGGACCCCAGCCGGCTCTGCAGAAGGCGCCGGGTCGTACGGCCGGGGATGGGGGCGCGGAGGGCGCCGAGACCTGGAGGGAGGAGCCGGGGGAGCGGGAGCCCTGAAGCCGGGGTGGTGGGGGTGCCTGGGCGGCCCGGCCGCTAACCATGAGCCGCCCCCAGACTGCCGCGATGGGCCGCGTGATCCGTGGGCAGAGGAAGGGCGCCGGCTCCGTGTTCCGCGCGCATGTGAAGCACCGAAAGGGCGCCGCGCGTCTGCGCGCCGTGGACTTCGCCGAGCGACACGGCTACATCAAGGGCATCGTGAAGGTTCGGGGCGCgggctggggcgggtgggggcgtgGGGCGCCCGGCGGGACCCACGGCACTCAAGCCACCTCGCCCCGCAGGACATCATCCACGACCCGGGCCGCGGCGCGCCCCTTGCCAAGGTGGTCTTCCGGGATCCGTACCGTTTTAAGAAGCGGACGGAGTTGTTCATCGCCGCCGAGGGCATCCACACTGGCCAGTTCGTGTACTGCGGCAAGAAGGGTGAGCGTCACGCCGAGATGGAAGGTCGCGGTGGGGAGGGACCTGCGGTTCCTTGAGGTTTACGCCTTGGGTCGGGGGAGGAACATTGAGGCAGCAGCCTTCACGTGGCGAGACCTGCTTGGCCACGCATGCCCGGTGGGTGCCCGGAGAGCTCTAGGAGGAGGCTGGCTGTGGAGTGCTGCTCTGGCCTTGTTTTTGGCAAGCAGTGGTTAAGACACACCACCTTACGCTGTTGACTGCCTGGTGCTGCTGCTTCCCCTCGCAGCCCAGCTCAACATCGGCAATGTGCTCCCGGTGGGCACCATGCCCGAGGGCACCATCGTGTGTTGTCTGGAGGAGAAGCCTGGTGACCGGGGCAAGCTGGCCAGGGCCTCTGGGAACTATGCGACTGTCATCTCCCACAACCCTGAGACAAAGAAGACCAGAGTGAAGCTGCCCTCTGGCTCCAAGAAGGTCATCTCTTCCGCCAACAGGGCTGTGGTCGGTGAGTGGAAGGTGGCAGTTGAATGCTGTGGGTCTCCTGTGGACAGCCAGCAGCTAGACAGGGGCCTGGAACCCAGCTCTCTGCTTCACTGAAGTGTGGGCTCTGTAAGCTTGAGCACAGCTCTAAAGCGGGCGTAGCAGTTCCTCCTACTTAACTGCTGGTTGGGTATTGAATGAGACCGAACCCGCTGGGACTCTTTAAGGCAGACTTGTCTGCGCTTGGGGATAACCTGGACTTACGTGATCCCTGCCCGTGCGTCCACCTGGTGAACATCCCACCAAGAGATGTGTGATTTCCTTAAAGTCACCCAGGAAAAAAGCGTATGAACCCAAGTTTGTTTACTTTGCTTTTGTCAACACCTTTGAATCCgtgtggcagagccaggcttGCATGGGGGAGGCTCTTGAGGATGTGCTCACAGAATAAACAGAACAACGGCAGAGAAGTGACAGGTTGGGTCAGCTGTCCTGTTTGGGGTGGGAGGTGCTTGGAGAGGAGCCCAGTGTCAGACCCTGCAAAGGGGACGGCTTCCTGGAGAACCGTGGATCAAGGTAGGCATTCCAGACGATGTGAATAAAGCCCTGGCTTAACGAGCCTGCAGCGCCTGAAGAAACTTGTCAGCTGATAGGCTGCAGGGGGACTTGGTGCTTGGTGATAGTTTCGAGGCATTTCTGAGGTTCCTGGGAACATGTGATCCTGTACGACACACGGGGGTGGGACACTGGCACGGACCGAGCAGAGGATGCTCTGCCTGATGGGAGGGTCCCCCAGTGCTGGGCAGGGTGTGATACATCTCCCTGAGGTCCCTGGTCTCCAACAGGTGTGGTGGCTGGAGGTGGCCGCATTGACAAGCCCATTCTGAAGGCCGGCCGTGCCTACCACAAGTACAAGGCAAAGAGGAATTGTTGGCCACGTGTGCGGGGTGTGGCCATGAATGTAAGTGGTCCAGAAGTGGGCAGTGGGGGGGTATTCAGCGTACTGGGGCTGTGAGATTGGGTGGACAGGCTCCTTCCTGCAGTGTTCCCTCTTCTCTGACGGGGGGGGGATCTGTAGTGTGAGGCTCTGGGTGATGGTTTGTAAGCACAGGCTGGTTGATTATACCCTTCCCCAAGCCCTCCTGAGGTAGGTCGGGGCCACCCCCAACACCGCTTCCCTCTTCCCGCAGCCTGTTGAGCATCCCTTCGGAGGTGGCAACCACCAGCACATCGGCAAACCCTCTACCATCCGCAGAGATGCCCCTGCTGGCCGGAAAGTGGGTCTCATTGCTGCCCGCCGGACTGGGCGTCTCCGGGGAACCAAGACTGTGCAGGAGAAAGAGAATTAGGGCTGGGGGCTCAATAAAGTTTGTCTTTTTCACAGCTGAGCTGCGCTCTTCCATGGTTTCAGAGGGAAGGGTCTTTGCTGGGATGAGTGCCCTGGTGCTCCACATatagggaggaaggaggaagatgaaGTAGTTGTACTAGTGAACAGTGGAAGCTTTGGACAGAGAAGGTGGAGCTGCTGGGTTGCTTCACATCTTGATTCCTGGAATCCCCCACCACCTGGACATGGAGCAGAGAAGCCCACTCACAAGGAGTGTAGCCCCCAGACCTCCGTTCACTAACTTGTCTTGAGCACTTGGAGAATCTGGATGAGGGTTTGGGTGCTGTTGGGTGAGAGTGGTGACCCTGGAGCCACAGGCTGGAGAGCAGGGGTGCTGCTTGCAATGGAAGGACCAGACTAGTTTCTCAACAGATAAGGGCTTCCTTTTTGGCAATAGCCCACTAGCACCTTGTCCCAGACTAAATGATGGACTGGTCAACAGGGCAGACTGGGCACCAAAATGGGAGTGGAGGCCCATCAGTGCCTCAGGACCAGGACACTGGCTTCCCAGAGGCCAGCCAGAGCCCCCTGCCCCTAGTGGTACCCCTTGTGAGCTGATGTGAAAGCAGGAGCTGCAAGCCACTGTGCCTAACTGACCACTGGAGTGAGTGGTAGGCTGACGGGGACAGCAGGGGTGGATGGCAGGCTGAGGTGGGACACGCCTTTACAGACTGGGCGGAAGGGCACTGGCTGGAGTCTCACGCATGAGAACTGGTCACCTGGACTGTTCTGGGAGACTGGCAGGGTTCCTCCTGGGTGGTAGGGCCTCACTGGTTGCCAGGTGGCTCCTTGTTCTCATGGTCCATACCTGTCTCTACTGCGAACCTCAGTTCTAGTTTTGCCTTCCTGGGGCCCCACGTGTCCTATGCCACCCACACCTAGACAGTGACCCAGTCGGGCTAGGACCTCGGTCATGAGAGGAGGGCAATGGTTCCTTCTGAAGGAAAGGGCACTGGACATGTTCGCCTGAACCCTAACCTGCTTGCAATATTGCTCCCTTCTGGGTAAAGTGGCCTGGGGCTTTGTCCAGGGGACTGGCCAACAGGGAGAGTTTGCTCCAGGAGCATTCAGGCACTCAGACCCTGAGTGGACACTGGGCCCCATTTACAGGAGttggggctgggggcagtgggTTAAACTAAAACAAGGGCTGCTTTGACCAGTAAGTATCCTCTTCACATGGCCCTGAGAAAGGGCGTGGTTTTCTGCCTTCAGCTGCAAAGGAAAGGGCCTGCCTGA from Eschrichtius robustus isolate mEscRob2 chromosome 17, mEscRob2.pri, whole genome shotgun sequence includes:
- the RPL8 gene encoding large ribosomal subunit protein uL2, whose product is MGRVIRGQRKGAGSVFRAHVKHRKGAARLRAVDFAERHGYIKGIVKDIIHDPGRGAPLAKVVFRDPYRFKKRTELFIAAEGIHTGQFVYCGKKAQLNIGNVLPVGTMPEGTIVCCLEEKPGDRGKLARASGNYATVISHNPETKKTRVKLPSGSKKVISSANRAVVGVVAGGGRIDKPILKAGRAYHKYKAKRNCWPRVRGVAMNPVEHPFGGGNHQHIGKPSTIRRDAPAGRKVGLIAARRTGRLRGTKTVQEKEN